From one Drosophila subpulchrella strain 33 F10 #4 breed RU33 chromosome 3L, RU_Dsub_v1.1 Primary Assembly, whole genome shotgun sequence genomic stretch:
- the LOC119553240 gene encoding dnaJ homolog subfamily A member 3, mitochondrial, which yields MFRLKLFRCTGDALSTLIGGAATGGCRRTAGPGLELDRAPAVAACWIWMRLVSQYQFRTTKQAYYPDRQREAKRPAAGSTPQQVTSPAVKSSQGRGMPKDYYYKVLGVNRHASIQQIRSAFYALAKRYHPDSSHSEQKLKHFQELSNAYNILTDETKRLEYDQLGGIKDERAFLEQAGNPMNVDLEEAKKFDSDKTANDEINKLKNNEFDLPLDFMEATVGCKKRMDLRYLRKCETCKGKSQLMAHRDVGKEPCRRCNGTGKVTTKTVTFSSVNTCTQCKGKRFTNRNDCETCANRGFVVSSVDVMVAVPAGSRDGDVVSLVNPATKQQVTYRLTVPESDYFRRVGNDILTDKHLNISEAILGGTFHVRGLYESVELRVEPGTQSHTQVLLKGKGVRSKEGVGNHIVTLKVRIPRNLSVKQRQLVLALSQAEDPVFEPKAKGKEAGS from the exons ATGTTTCGTTTAAAATTATTTCGCTGTACCGGGGACGCACTGAGCACTTTGATCGGCGGAGCGGCGACGGGGGGCTGCAGGAGGACGGCAGGACCTGGCCTGGAGTTGGATCGTGCTCCCGCTGTCGCCGCCTGCTGGATCTGGATGCGGTTGGTCAGTCAATATCAATTCAGGACCACGAAACAGGCCTACTATCCAGATCGCCAGCGGGAGGCGAAGCGACCGGCAGCGGGATCAACGCCCCAACAGGTTACCTCTCCGGCCGTTAAGTCCTCGCAAGGTCGCGGCATGCCCAAGGACTACTACTACAAGGTGCTGGGCGTCAACAGGCACGCCTCCATTCAGCAGATCCGATCAGCCTTCTATGCGCTGGCCAAGCGCTATCACCCAGACTCTTCGCACTCGGAGCAAAAGCTGAAGCACTTCCAGGAGCTATCCAATGCTTACAACATTCTCACTGACGAGACGAAGCGCTTGGAGTACGACCAGCTGGGCGGAATCAAAGACGAGCGCGCCTTTCTCGAGCAGGCGGGCAATCCCATGAATGTGGACCTCGAGGAGGCCAAGAAGTTCGACTCGGATAAGACGGCAAATGATG AGATCAACAAACTGAAGAACAACGAGTTTGATCTGCCACTGGACTTCATGGAGGCGACAGTGGGCTGCAAGAAGCGGATGGACCTGCGCTACCTGCGAAAGTGCGAGACCTGCAAAGGCAAGTCGCAGCTGATGGCGCACCGGGATGTGGGCAAGGAACCGTGTCGGCGTTGCAATGGCACCGGAAAGGTGACCACCAAAACGGTCACCTTCTCGTCGGTGAACACGTGCACGCAGTGCAAGGGCAAGCGGTTCACGAATCGCAACGACTGCGAAACCTGTGCGAATCGGGGATTCGTGGTGTCCAGCGTGGATGTGATGGTGGCTGTGCCAGCCGGATCGCGGGACGGGGATGTGGTGAGCCTCGTGAATCCGGCAACCAAGCAACAGGTTACATACCGCCTGACGGTGCCCGAAAGCGACTACTTCCGGCGCGTGGGCAACGACATCCTGACGGATAAGCACCTCAACATCTCGGAGGCCATCCTGGGCGGCACCTTCCATGTGCGCGGCCTGTACGAGAGCGTGGAGCTGCGGGTGGAGCCGGGCACACAGTCGCACACCCAGGTGCTGCTTAAGGGCAAGGGCGTGCGCTCCAAGGAGGGCGTGGGCAACCACATCGTCACGCTAAAGGTGCGCATTCCCCGGAATCTCTCCGTGAAGCAGCGACAACTGGTTTTGGCCCTGTCCCAGGCAGAGGATCCTGTTTTCGAGCCCAAGGCCAAAGGCAAGGAGGCGGGCTCTTGA
- the LOC119554503 gene encoding WD repeat domain phosphoinositide-interacting protein 2 isoform X1, which translates to MMSLLGRPDVDAGEVFVNFNQNITSLAVATSGGYSLYSLGSVDSTLDKIYHTRSDELFLIERLFESSLVAIVSQRAPRKLKVCHFKKQSEICNYSYANTILAVKLNRERLIVCLEESLYIHNIQDMKVVHTIRDTPCNPQGLCALSSSSEHCYLAYPGSVTAGEVQIFDAINLHAKTMIPAHDTPLAALAFSPSGTEIATASERGTVIRVFSSQDGSRLFELRRGLKRCVSIVSLSFSTCAEYLVSSSNTETVHIFRLDRSATETAEGHGGKQSSDDWMGYSFFRFLSKTVTSYLPTQVTDVFSQGRAFASVTLPEAGVRRMCAITTIQKQLRLLIASQDGYLYVYSIPTVEGAECQLIKRHDLRLEDHYAMDIKVDSPQTLGLNSGVSIGGAAGVPPGGAGAVGASAGGSGSDGKSAAPVSGGGGGDKPGGSYASAVKGDEPAGPSSSSA; encoded by the exons ATGATGAGCCTGCTCGGGCGCCCCGATGTGGATGCGGGCGAAGTGTTCGTCAACTTCAACCAGAACATAAC TTCTCTGGCCGTGGCCACCAGCGGCGGCTACAGCCTGTACAGCCTGGGATCCGTGGACTCCACTCTGGACAAGATCTACCACACAAGGAGCGACGAGCTTTTCCTCATCGAGCGTCTATTTGAGAGTTCCCTTGTGGCTATAGTTTCCCAGCGAGCTCCGCGCAAGCTGAAGGTGTGCCACTTCAAGAAGCAGAGCGAGATCTGCAATTACTCGTATGCAAACACAATTCTGGCGGTGAAGCTTAATCGCGAGCGGTTGATCGTGTGCTTGGAGGAGTCGCTGTATATCCACAACATCCAGGACATGAAGGTGGTACACACCATACGCGACACGCCGTGCAATCCCCAGGGCCTGTGCGCcctctcctcctcctcggagCACTGCTACTTGGCCTATCCGGGCAGCGTGACCGCCGGCGAGGTTCAGATCTTTGATGCCATCAACTTGCACGCCAAGACCATGATTCCCGCCCACGACACACCGCTGGCGGCTCTGGCCTTTAGTCCCTCGGGCACGGAGATTGCCACGGCCAGCGAGCGCGGCACGGTGATCCGGGTCTTCAGCTCTCAGGACGGCAGCCGGCTCTTTGAACTGCGACGGGGACTGAAGCGTTGTGTGTCCATCGTTTCGCTGTCGTTCAGCACGTGCGCCGAGTATCTGGTGTCCAGCTCCAACACGGAGACGGTCCACATCTTCCGGCTGGATCGTAGTGCCACGGAGACGGCCGAAGGCCATGGCGGAAAACAGTCGAGCGACGACTGGATGGG TTACTCGTTTTTTAGATTCTTGAGCAAAACGGTCACCAGCTACCTGCCCACGCAGGTGACCGACGTGTTTAGCCAGGGCCGGGCCTTTGCCTCGGTCACTTTGCCGGAGGCGGGAGTGCGAAGGATGTGCGCCATTACCACGATACAGAAGCAGCTAAG ACTGCTGATTGCCTCGCAGGATGGGTACTTGTACGTGTACTCCATTCCCACCGTCGAGGGCGCAGAGTGCCAGCTGATAAAGAGGCACGACCTGCGGCTGGAGGACCACTACGCCATGGATATCAAAG TTGATTCACCTCAAACTCTAGGCCTGAACAGTGGCGTGAGCATCGGCGGAGCAGCCGGCGTTCCGCCCGGTGGTGCAGGTGCAGTCGGAGCAAGCGCCGGCGGGAGTGGTAGTGATGGCAAGTCGGCGGCTCCTGTTtccggtggtggtggtggcgacAAACCGGGCGGCTCTTATGCGTCGGCCGTGAAGGGAGACGAGCCAGCCGgaccctcctcctcctccgcctag
- the LOC119554503 gene encoding WD repeat domain phosphoinositide-interacting protein 2 isoform X3 codes for MMSLLGRPDVDAGEVFVNFNQNITSLAVATSGGYSLYSLGSVDSTLDKIYHTRSDELFLIERLFESSLVAIVSQRAPRKLKVCHFKKQSEICNYSYANTILAVKLNRERLIVCLEESLYIHNIQDMKVVHTIRDTPCNPQGLCALSSSSEHCYLAYPGSVTAGEVQIFDAINLHAKTMIPAHDTPLAALAFSPSGTEIATASERGTVIRVFSSQDGSRLFELRRGLKRCVSIVSLSFSTCAEYLVSSSNTETVHIFRLDRSATETAEGHGGKQSSDDWMGYSFFRFLSKTVTSYLPTQVTDVFSQGRAFASVTLPEAGVRRMCAITTIQKQLRLLIASQDGYLYVYSIPTVEGAECQLIKRHDLRLEDHYAMDIKGLNSGVSIGGAAGVPPGGAGAVGASAGGSGSDGKSAAPVSGGGGGDKPGGSYASAVKGDEPAGPSSSSA; via the exons ATGATGAGCCTGCTCGGGCGCCCCGATGTGGATGCGGGCGAAGTGTTCGTCAACTTCAACCAGAACATAAC TTCTCTGGCCGTGGCCACCAGCGGCGGCTACAGCCTGTACAGCCTGGGATCCGTGGACTCCACTCTGGACAAGATCTACCACACAAGGAGCGACGAGCTTTTCCTCATCGAGCGTCTATTTGAGAGTTCCCTTGTGGCTATAGTTTCCCAGCGAGCTCCGCGCAAGCTGAAGGTGTGCCACTTCAAGAAGCAGAGCGAGATCTGCAATTACTCGTATGCAAACACAATTCTGGCGGTGAAGCTTAATCGCGAGCGGTTGATCGTGTGCTTGGAGGAGTCGCTGTATATCCACAACATCCAGGACATGAAGGTGGTACACACCATACGCGACACGCCGTGCAATCCCCAGGGCCTGTGCGCcctctcctcctcctcggagCACTGCTACTTGGCCTATCCGGGCAGCGTGACCGCCGGCGAGGTTCAGATCTTTGATGCCATCAACTTGCACGCCAAGACCATGATTCCCGCCCACGACACACCGCTGGCGGCTCTGGCCTTTAGTCCCTCGGGCACGGAGATTGCCACGGCCAGCGAGCGCGGCACGGTGATCCGGGTCTTCAGCTCTCAGGACGGCAGCCGGCTCTTTGAACTGCGACGGGGACTGAAGCGTTGTGTGTCCATCGTTTCGCTGTCGTTCAGCACGTGCGCCGAGTATCTGGTGTCCAGCTCCAACACGGAGACGGTCCACATCTTCCGGCTGGATCGTAGTGCCACGGAGACGGCCGAAGGCCATGGCGGAAAACAGTCGAGCGACGACTGGATGGG TTACTCGTTTTTTAGATTCTTGAGCAAAACGGTCACCAGCTACCTGCCCACGCAGGTGACCGACGTGTTTAGCCAGGGCCGGGCCTTTGCCTCGGTCACTTTGCCGGAGGCGGGAGTGCGAAGGATGTGCGCCATTACCACGATACAGAAGCAGCTAAG ACTGCTGATTGCCTCGCAGGATGGGTACTTGTACGTGTACTCCATTCCCACCGTCGAGGGCGCAGAGTGCCAGCTGATAAAGAGGCACGACCTGCGGCTGGAGGACCACTACGCCATGGATATCAAAG GCCTGAACAGTGGCGTGAGCATCGGCGGAGCAGCCGGCGTTCCGCCCGGTGGTGCAGGTGCAGTCGGAGCAAGCGCCGGCGGGAGTGGTAGTGATGGCAAGTCGGCGGCTCCTGTTtccggtggtggtggtggcgacAAACCGGGCGGCTCTTATGCGTCGGCCGTGAAGGGAGACGAGCCAGCCGgaccctcctcctcctccgcctag
- the LOC119554503 gene encoding WD repeat domain phosphoinositide-interacting protein 2 isoform X2, giving the protein MMSLLGRPDVDAGEVFVNFNQNITSLAVATSGGYSLYSLGSVDSTLDKIYHTRSDELFLIERLFESSLVAIVSQRAPRKLKVCHFKKQSEICNYSYANTILAVKLNRERLIVCLEESLYIHNIQDMKVVHTIRDTPCNPQGLCALSSSSEHCYLAYPGSVTAGEVQIFDAINLHAKTMIPAHDTPLAALAFSPSGTEIATASERGTVIRVFSSQDGSRLFELRRGLKRCVSIVSLSFSTCAEYLVSSSNTETVHIFRLDRSATETAEGHGGKQSSDDWMGFLSKTVTSYLPTQVTDVFSQGRAFASVTLPEAGVRRMCAITTIQKQLRLLIASQDGYLYVYSIPTVEGAECQLIKRHDLRLEDHYAMDIKVDSPQTLGLNSGVSIGGAAGVPPGGAGAVGASAGGSGSDGKSAAPVSGGGGGDKPGGSYASAVKGDEPAGPSSSSA; this is encoded by the exons ATGATGAGCCTGCTCGGGCGCCCCGATGTGGATGCGGGCGAAGTGTTCGTCAACTTCAACCAGAACATAAC TTCTCTGGCCGTGGCCACCAGCGGCGGCTACAGCCTGTACAGCCTGGGATCCGTGGACTCCACTCTGGACAAGATCTACCACACAAGGAGCGACGAGCTTTTCCTCATCGAGCGTCTATTTGAGAGTTCCCTTGTGGCTATAGTTTCCCAGCGAGCTCCGCGCAAGCTGAAGGTGTGCCACTTCAAGAAGCAGAGCGAGATCTGCAATTACTCGTATGCAAACACAATTCTGGCGGTGAAGCTTAATCGCGAGCGGTTGATCGTGTGCTTGGAGGAGTCGCTGTATATCCACAACATCCAGGACATGAAGGTGGTACACACCATACGCGACACGCCGTGCAATCCCCAGGGCCTGTGCGCcctctcctcctcctcggagCACTGCTACTTGGCCTATCCGGGCAGCGTGACCGCCGGCGAGGTTCAGATCTTTGATGCCATCAACTTGCACGCCAAGACCATGATTCCCGCCCACGACACACCGCTGGCGGCTCTGGCCTTTAGTCCCTCGGGCACGGAGATTGCCACGGCCAGCGAGCGCGGCACGGTGATCCGGGTCTTCAGCTCTCAGGACGGCAGCCGGCTCTTTGAACTGCGACGGGGACTGAAGCGTTGTGTGTCCATCGTTTCGCTGTCGTTCAGCACGTGCGCCGAGTATCTGGTGTCCAGCTCCAACACGGAGACGGTCCACATCTTCCGGCTGGATCGTAGTGCCACGGAGACGGCCGAAGGCCATGGCGGAAAACAGTCGAGCGACGACTGGATGGG ATTCTTGAGCAAAACGGTCACCAGCTACCTGCCCACGCAGGTGACCGACGTGTTTAGCCAGGGCCGGGCCTTTGCCTCGGTCACTTTGCCGGAGGCGGGAGTGCGAAGGATGTGCGCCATTACCACGATACAGAAGCAGCTAAG ACTGCTGATTGCCTCGCAGGATGGGTACTTGTACGTGTACTCCATTCCCACCGTCGAGGGCGCAGAGTGCCAGCTGATAAAGAGGCACGACCTGCGGCTGGAGGACCACTACGCCATGGATATCAAAG TTGATTCACCTCAAACTCTAGGCCTGAACAGTGGCGTGAGCATCGGCGGAGCAGCCGGCGTTCCGCCCGGTGGTGCAGGTGCAGTCGGAGCAAGCGCCGGCGGGAGTGGTAGTGATGGCAAGTCGGCGGCTCCTGTTtccggtggtggtggtggcgacAAACCGGGCGGCTCTTATGCGTCGGCCGTGAAGGGAGACGAGCCAGCCGgaccctcctcctcctccgcctag
- the LOC119554503 gene encoding WD repeat domain phosphoinositide-interacting protein 2 isoform X4: MMSLLGRPDVDAGEVFVNFNQNITSLAVATSGGYSLYSLGSVDSTLDKIYHTRSDELFLIERLFESSLVAIVSQRAPRKLKVCHFKKQSEICNYSYANTILAVKLNRERLIVCLEESLYIHNIQDMKVVHTIRDTPCNPQGLCALSSSSEHCYLAYPGSVTAGEVQIFDAINLHAKTMIPAHDTPLAALAFSPSGTEIATASERGTVIRVFSSQDGSRLFELRRGLKRCVSIVSLSFSTCAEYLVSSSNTETVHIFRLDRSATETAEGHGGKQSSDDWMGFLSKTVTSYLPTQVTDVFSQGRAFASVTLPEAGVRRMCAITTIQKQLRLLIASQDGYLYVYSIPTVEGAECQLIKRHDLRLEDHYAMDIKGLNSGVSIGGAAGVPPGGAGAVGASAGGSGSDGKSAAPVSGGGGGDKPGGSYASAVKGDEPAGPSSSSA; encoded by the exons ATGATGAGCCTGCTCGGGCGCCCCGATGTGGATGCGGGCGAAGTGTTCGTCAACTTCAACCAGAACATAAC TTCTCTGGCCGTGGCCACCAGCGGCGGCTACAGCCTGTACAGCCTGGGATCCGTGGACTCCACTCTGGACAAGATCTACCACACAAGGAGCGACGAGCTTTTCCTCATCGAGCGTCTATTTGAGAGTTCCCTTGTGGCTATAGTTTCCCAGCGAGCTCCGCGCAAGCTGAAGGTGTGCCACTTCAAGAAGCAGAGCGAGATCTGCAATTACTCGTATGCAAACACAATTCTGGCGGTGAAGCTTAATCGCGAGCGGTTGATCGTGTGCTTGGAGGAGTCGCTGTATATCCACAACATCCAGGACATGAAGGTGGTACACACCATACGCGACACGCCGTGCAATCCCCAGGGCCTGTGCGCcctctcctcctcctcggagCACTGCTACTTGGCCTATCCGGGCAGCGTGACCGCCGGCGAGGTTCAGATCTTTGATGCCATCAACTTGCACGCCAAGACCATGATTCCCGCCCACGACACACCGCTGGCGGCTCTGGCCTTTAGTCCCTCGGGCACGGAGATTGCCACGGCCAGCGAGCGCGGCACGGTGATCCGGGTCTTCAGCTCTCAGGACGGCAGCCGGCTCTTTGAACTGCGACGGGGACTGAAGCGTTGTGTGTCCATCGTTTCGCTGTCGTTCAGCACGTGCGCCGAGTATCTGGTGTCCAGCTCCAACACGGAGACGGTCCACATCTTCCGGCTGGATCGTAGTGCCACGGAGACGGCCGAAGGCCATGGCGGAAAACAGTCGAGCGACGACTGGATGGG ATTCTTGAGCAAAACGGTCACCAGCTACCTGCCCACGCAGGTGACCGACGTGTTTAGCCAGGGCCGGGCCTTTGCCTCGGTCACTTTGCCGGAGGCGGGAGTGCGAAGGATGTGCGCCATTACCACGATACAGAAGCAGCTAAG ACTGCTGATTGCCTCGCAGGATGGGTACTTGTACGTGTACTCCATTCCCACCGTCGAGGGCGCAGAGTGCCAGCTGATAAAGAGGCACGACCTGCGGCTGGAGGACCACTACGCCATGGATATCAAAG GCCTGAACAGTGGCGTGAGCATCGGCGGAGCAGCCGGCGTTCCGCCCGGTGGTGCAGGTGCAGTCGGAGCAAGCGCCGGCGGGAGTGGTAGTGATGGCAAGTCGGCGGCTCCTGTTtccggtggtggtggtggcgacAAACCGGGCGGCTCTTATGCGTCGGCCGTGAAGGGAGACGAGCCAGCCGgaccctcctcctcctccgcctag